GGCCCGCTGCCTCCTTGGCGGCGGCGGCGCGGGCTGCAATGAAGTCCTCCAGCGCCCCTGCATACAGCCGGTCGGCAATGTCCGCCAGGGCTTCGTCTTCCATGCCGCCATCTTAGGTGCCGGGAACGCTGCCTTCCGTAGATTCACCGCCGTGGGAGACCGGGCCACGCCCCCACGGCCGGTGCGGGAAAAGGCACCCTGTTACTCGCAGGCCGGGAGGGGTAAGTTGCACGAATGGACGATTCATATCAGGTCATCGTGGTTGGCGGCGGTTTTGCCGGGAAAGCTGCGGCTGAAGAGTTGGGCCGCAAAGGTGTCCGGGTCCTGCTGCTTGACGCCAACAGTTACCAACAGTTCCAGCCGCTCCTCTACCAGGTGGCTGCGTCCCAGATCGGCGTATCCACGGTGACGCGGCCGCTGCGCGCGGAGTTCCGCGGAATCAACAGCGTCCGGGTCCTGACGGCGGAGGTGACCGCCATCGACGCGGCGAACCGGACCGTGACCACCGCGGACGGTTCCACCTACCGGGCCCAGGCCCTGGTCATCGCCACGGGGGCAGTTCCGAACTTTTTCAACACCCCGGGCGCGGATGAGCATGCCTACCCGCTGTACTCGGTGGCGGATGCAACGCGGCTCAGCGCGGCCATCACCGCCATCCTGGACGAGGCCGACCGCGAGCCCGGGGCCGGCGCTGACGTCATTGTGGTGGGCGGTGGCCCCACCGGCGTCGAGACTGCCGGCGCGCTGGCCGAAAACGTGAAATACCTCGTGCCGAAGTACTTCTCGCCGGAGCTGGCGGGTCGGTGCCATGTCCATCTGGTGGATATGGTTCCGAACGTCCTTGCCGCCTTTTCGGAGAAATCGCAGGCGTACGCCCGGGACCGCCTGACAAAACTCGGCGTGCAGCTGCATATGGGCCAGCCCGTGGCTGACGTCCGCCCGGACGGGGTGACCCTCAAGGACGGGACGGTGATTCCTGCCCGGCTTGTGGTGTGGGCCGGCGGGCTGCAGGCCGGGCGGATCATCACCGAGTCCGGCCTGAAGCAAGGCAGGGGCGGCCGCGTGGACGTCCAGCCTGATCTGAGCGTCCCTGACGTCGAGGGCGTCTATGTGCTGGGCGACTCCGCCAA
This region of Arthrobacter sp. DNA4 genomic DNA includes:
- a CDS encoding NAD(P)/FAD-dependent oxidoreductase, which encodes MDDSYQVIVVGGGFAGKAAAEELGRKGVRVLLLDANSYQQFQPLLYQVAASQIGVSTVTRPLRAEFRGINSVRVLTAEVTAIDAANRTVTTADGSTYRAQALVIATGAVPNFFNTPGADEHAYPLYSVADATRLSAAITAILDEADREPGAGADVIVVGGGPTGVETAGALAENVKYLVPKYFSPELAGRCHVHLVDMVPNVLAAFSEKSQAYARDRLTKLGVQLHMGQPVADVRPDGVTLKDGTVIPARLVVWAGGLQAGRIITESGLKQGRGGRVDVQPDLSVPDVEGVYVLGDSANITDAAGNKLPQLGSVAQQSGKWAARNIYADLTGGVREPFRYWDKGYMAMVGRGAAVAELGRRRLQLQGPLAFVSWLAVHLALLPGFQQKVRALFSWANGYVTHSPSQVVVGRPD